Proteins encoded in a region of the Anas acuta chromosome 13, bAnaAcu1.1, whole genome shotgun sequence genome:
- the LOC137863750 gene encoding uncharacterized protein isoform X2, which yields MPVRPASPAPRSSLAARTLFPCYSADLKPVSEVLVSARGCTVLFSVEPRAAGTTASWEYESGARKELIATLVPNKSAEISRAYVGHARLSEMDFSLQLVLRWWNGGFYRFRSESEATGWLELRVVEPLSEPEILGNSFVEVGGDTKLYCNVLEGQVDVYWWKRNGELLMESNGLQFIHNNTLEIHRALMNDTGYYTCIVSNAVSHNETSFLLRVHSNDKAFLPIILVFVSIGLLAGIFVWCRLRRSQDDSSSF from the exons atgCCGGTGCGTCCCGCTAGCCCCGCGCCGCGTTCCTCCCTTGCAGCCCGCACGCTCTTCCCGTGCTACTCTGCCGACCTCAAGCCGGTGTCCGAGGTCCTGGTCTCGGCCAGGGGCTGCACTGTGCTCTTCAGCGTCGAGCCGAGGGCAGCCGGCACCACGGCGTCCTGGGAGTACGAGTCCGGCGCGCGCAAGGAGCTCATCGCCACGTTGGTTCCCAACAAGTCGGCCGAGATCTCCCGCGCCTACGTGGGCCACGCCAGGCTCAGCGAGATGGACTTCTcgctgcagctggtgctgcgCTGGTGGAACGGGGGGTTCTACCGCTTCCGCTCCGAGTCGGAGGCCACGGGCTGGTTGGAGCTGCGCGTGGTCG AGCCGCTCTCCGAGCCAGAAATCCTGGGCAACTCCTTCGTGGAGGTGGGAGGCGACACCAAGCTGTACTGCAACGTGCTGGAGGGGCAGGTGGACGTGTACTGGTGGAAGAGGAACGGGGAGCTGCTGATGGAGAGCAACGGCCTCCAGTTCATCCACAACAACACGCTGGAGATCCACCGAGCCCTGATGAACGACACCGGCTACTACACGTGCATAGTCAGCAACGCGGTCAGCCACAACGAAACCTCCTTCCTGCTGCGCGTCCACA gcAACGACAAGGCGTTTTTACCCATCATCCTGGTGTTCGTTAGCATCGGCTTGCTGGCAG GGATCTTCGTCTGGTGCAGGTTGAGGAGGAGCCAAGACGATAGCTCCAG TTTCTGA
- the LOC137863822 gene encoding uncharacterized protein encodes MLWGSQKEKMPTTAMVMLKAQAGQPSVQLAEGGVGGSGAHPLWKEESPLSDGDRRRWHPVPVPVPALPQAALRPRSAMLALPLLVLLASAGTGPAAGLAVIARTLFPCYSADLKPVSEVLVSARGCTVLFSVEPRAAGTTASWEYESGARKELIATLVPNKSAEISRAYVGHARLSEMDFSLQLVLRWWNGGFYRFRSESEATGWLELRVVEPLSEPEILGNSFVEVGGDTKLYCNVLEGQVDVYWWKRNGELLMESNGLQFIHNNTLEIHRALMNDTGYYTCIISNAVSHNETSFLLRVHSNDKAFLPIILVFVSIGLLAGIFVWCRLRRSQDDSSR; translated from the exons ATGCTCTGGGGCTCACAAAAGGAGAAGATGCCAACAACAGCAATGGTAATGCTCAAGGCCCAGGCAGGGCAACCGAGCGTGCAGCTGGCAGAAGGTGGAgtggggggctctggggctcACCCCCTCTGGAAGGAGGAGTCACCCCTGAGTGACGGCGACAGGAGGCGGTGGCacccggtgccggtcccggtcccaGCCCTGCCGCAGGCCGCGCTGCGCCCCAGGTCTGCCATGCTCGCCCTTCCCCTCCTCGTCCTCCTGGCCTCCGCCGGGACAGGCCCAGCGGCCGGCCTGGCTGTCATAG CCCGCACGCTCTTCCCGTGCTACTCTGCCGACCTCAAGCCGGTGTCCGAGGTCCTGGTCTCGGCCAGGGGCTGCACTGTGCTCTTCAGCGTCGAGCCGAGGGCAGCCGGCACCACGGCGTCCTGGGAGTACGAGTCCGGCGCGCGCAAGGAGCTCATCGCCACGTTGGTTCCCAACAAGTCGGCCGAGATCTCCCGCGCCTACGTGGGCCACGCCAGGCTCAGCGAGATGGACTTCTcgctgcagctggtgctgcgCTGGTGGAACGGGGGGTTCTACCGCTTCCGCTCCGAGTCGGAGGCCACGGGCTGGTTGGAGCTGCGCGTGGTCG AGCCGCTCTCCGAGCCAGAAATCCTGGGCAACTCCTTCGTGGAGGTGGGAGGCGACACCAAGCTGTACTGCAACGTGCTGGAGGGGCAGGTGGACGTGTACTGGTGGAAGAGGAACGGGGAGCTGCTGATGGAGAGCAACGGCCTCCAGTTCATCCACAACAACACGCTGGAGATCCACCGAGCCCTGATGAACGACACCGGCTACTACACGTGCATAATCAGCAACGCGGTCAGCCACAACGAAACCTCCTTCCTGCTGCGCGTCCACA gcAACGACAAGGCGTTTTTACCCATCATCCTGGTGTTCGTTAGCATCGGCTTGCTGGCAG GGATCTTCGTCTGGTGCAGGTTGAGGAGGAGCCAAGACGATAGCTCCAG GTAG
- the LOC137863750 gene encoding hepatic and glial cell adhesion molecule-like isoform X1, with protein sequence MPVRPASPAPRSSLAARTLFPCYSADLKPVSEVLVSARGCTVLFSVEPRAAGTTASWEYESGARKELIATLVPNKSAEISRAYVGHARLSEMDFSLQLVLRWWNGGFYRFRSESEATGWLELRVVEPLSEPEILGNSFVEVGGDTKLYCNVLEGQVDVYWWKRNGELLMESNGLQFIHNNTLEIHRALMNDTGYYTCIVSNAVSHNETSFLLRVHSNDKAFLPIILVFVSIGLLAGIFVWCRLRRSQDDSSRSSPKIRAEQGLSQRRNTQRPQSTSAAQTLAASSF encoded by the exons atgCCGGTGCGTCCCGCTAGCCCCGCGCCGCGTTCCTCCCTTGCAGCCCGCACGCTCTTCCCGTGCTACTCTGCCGACCTCAAGCCGGTGTCCGAGGTCCTGGTCTCGGCCAGGGGCTGCACTGTGCTCTTCAGCGTCGAGCCGAGGGCAGCCGGCACCACGGCGTCCTGGGAGTACGAGTCCGGCGCGCGCAAGGAGCTCATCGCCACGTTGGTTCCCAACAAGTCGGCCGAGATCTCCCGCGCCTACGTGGGCCACGCCAGGCTCAGCGAGATGGACTTCTcgctgcagctggtgctgcgCTGGTGGAACGGGGGGTTCTACCGCTTCCGCTCCGAGTCGGAGGCCACGGGCTGGTTGGAGCTGCGCGTGGTCG AGCCGCTCTCCGAGCCAGAAATCCTGGGCAACTCCTTCGTGGAGGTGGGAGGCGACACCAAGCTGTACTGCAACGTGCTGGAGGGGCAGGTGGACGTGTACTGGTGGAAGAGGAACGGGGAGCTGCTGATGGAGAGCAACGGCCTCCAGTTCATCCACAACAACACGCTGGAGATCCACCGAGCCCTGATGAACGACACCGGCTACTACACGTGCATAGTCAGCAACGCGGTCAGCCACAACGAAACCTCCTTCCTGCTGCGCGTCCACA gcAACGACAAGGCGTTTTTACCCATCATCCTGGTGTTCGTTAGCATCGGCTTGCTGGCAG GGATCTTCGTCTGGTGCAGGTTGAGGAGGAGCCAAGACGATAGCTCCAG aagcagcccaaaaatcagagcagagcagggtctCTCCCAGAGGAGGAACACTCAGCGTCCCCAAAGCACCTCTGCGGCTCAGACGCTGGCTGCCA GTAGTTTCTGA
- the LOC137863750 gene encoding uncharacterized protein isoform X3 — MPVRPASPAPRSSLAARTLFPCYSADLKPVSEVLVSARGCTVLFSVEPRAAGTTASWEYESGARKELIATLVPNKSAEISRAYVGHARLSEMDFSLQLVLRWWNGGFYRFRSESEATGWLELRVVEPLSEPEILGNSFVEVGGDTKLYCNVLEGQVDVYWWKRNGELLMESNGLQFIHNNTLEIHRALMNDTGYYTCIVSNAVSHNETSFLLRVHSNDKAFLPIILVFVSIGLLAGIFVWCRLRRSQDDSSR, encoded by the exons atgCCGGTGCGTCCCGCTAGCCCCGCGCCGCGTTCCTCCCTTGCAGCCCGCACGCTCTTCCCGTGCTACTCTGCCGACCTCAAGCCGGTGTCCGAGGTCCTGGTCTCGGCCAGGGGCTGCACTGTGCTCTTCAGCGTCGAGCCGAGGGCAGCCGGCACCACGGCGTCCTGGGAGTACGAGTCCGGCGCGCGCAAGGAGCTCATCGCCACGTTGGTTCCCAACAAGTCGGCCGAGATCTCCCGCGCCTACGTGGGCCACGCCAGGCTCAGCGAGATGGACTTCTcgctgcagctggtgctgcgCTGGTGGAACGGGGGGTTCTACCGCTTCCGCTCCGAGTCGGAGGCCACGGGCTGGTTGGAGCTGCGCGTGGTCG AGCCGCTCTCCGAGCCAGAAATCCTGGGCAACTCCTTCGTGGAGGTGGGAGGCGACACCAAGCTGTACTGCAACGTGCTGGAGGGGCAGGTGGACGTGTACTGGTGGAAGAGGAACGGGGAGCTGCTGATGGAGAGCAACGGCCTCCAGTTCATCCACAACAACACGCTGGAGATCCACCGAGCCCTGATGAACGACACCGGCTACTACACGTGCATAGTCAGCAACGCGGTCAGCCACAACGAAACCTCCTTCCTGCTGCGCGTCCACA gcAACGACAAGGCGTTTTTACCCATCATCCTGGTGTTCGTTAGCATCGGCTTGCTGGCAG GGATCTTCGTCTGGTGCAGGTTGAGGAGGAGCCAAGACGATAGCTCCAG GTAG